In one window of Candidatus Scalindua sp. DNA:
- a CDS encoding methyltransferase domain-containing protein, with amino-acid sequence MSNAQQTDTRISWSNVFRNRDEIHKRYNSIWKVPVLRKRLELVRSLMKDGARILDVGAGNSEWGRRLKRIYADIIFKTVDVDPALSPDYGSLHEVEEHFDLIISWEVIEHLTLQEGEDLIRECARVLQSGACLVMSTPNIFNPSCYLMDSTHRTPYSYEELGGLCLRAGLEVQEIYRTYNASRVKFFLKRIFIAPFHRMIGVDYTKSVIVVARKPSG; translated from the coding sequence ATGTCAAATGCACAACAAACCGATACGAGAATTTCATGGTCCAATGTGTTCCGTAATCGTGACGAGATTCATAAGCGGTATAATTCAATCTGGAAGGTTCCCGTTTTACGGAAACGTCTTGAGCTTGTTCGATCGTTAATGAAAGATGGTGCACGGATATTAGACGTCGGAGCCGGTAATTCGGAGTGGGGCCGGCGTTTGAAGAGAATTTATGCGGATATTATATTCAAGACGGTGGATGTAGATCCGGCTCTTTCACCTGATTACGGAAGCCTGCATGAAGTTGAGGAGCACTTCGACCTTATTATTTCGTGGGAAGTTATCGAACACCTTACGCTTCAGGAGGGGGAGGATCTGATCAGGGAGTGTGCGAGGGTTCTGCAGTCCGGTGCATGCCTGGTTATGAGCACACCCAATATATTTAATCCATCCTGCTATCTCATGGATTCTACACACCGCACTCCCTACAGCTATGAGGAGCTTGGCGGATTGTGCCTGCGTGCCGGTCTTGAGGTCCAGGAAATATACCGCACCTATAACGCTTCAAGAGTGAAATTTTTTCTCAAACGTATATTTATCGCACCTTTCCATCGAATGATAGGGGTTGATTATACGAAGTCGGTCATTGTGGTGGCACGGAAACCCTCTGGTTGA
- a CDS encoding class I SAM-dependent methyltransferase — MHKKMKYIDCNLCNSNETTLLFVKDGFNHVKCNSCGLIYVNPRLEDSQETLDSFYTSGADADSFIKDLLKRAYSPKRQKIFSAEIKKMERYRRLNRILDIGCSFGGFLYAARNCGWEIKGIETVQEVGNYGKELYDLDIFLGKLEDSNLPPSSFDVIRLNNIIEHIPDPSEFLSRTYLLLRKGGLLTVSTTNFDSFSVSLCGKEWIYFDGQHHIVLFTPATLKRLLEKSGFTTIDLYTKGFHIKIKDHHAGLIKDMLLKISEKIVSQLIPFTKKGHRLRVLAEKRYCLPGQAETDFDKKIPEKE, encoded by the coding sequence ATGCACAAGAAAATGAAATACATAGATTGTAACTTATGCAATAGTAACGAAACGACTCTCCTGTTTGTCAAAGATGGCTTCAACCACGTAAAATGTAATTCGTGCGGTCTAATCTATGTCAACCCACGTCTGGAGGATTCCCAGGAGACCCTGGATAGTTTTTACACATCCGGTGCGGATGCTGATAGTTTTATAAAAGATCTTCTCAAAAGAGCCTATTCTCCCAAAAGACAGAAAATATTTTCTGCTGAAATAAAAAAGATGGAAAGATACAGAAGGCTGAACAGGATTCTCGATATTGGATGTTCATTCGGGGGATTTTTATATGCGGCAAGGAATTGTGGTTGGGAAATAAAAGGGATTGAGACTGTTCAGGAAGTCGGCAACTATGGTAAAGAGCTGTACGATCTCGATATTTTCCTTGGAAAGCTGGAGGATTCGAATCTGCCACCCTCTTCGTTTGACGTAATCAGGCTGAACAATATCATAGAGCACATACCGGATCCCTCTGAATTCCTTTCAAGAACATACCTCCTTCTCAGGAAAGGAGGGCTCTTAACCGTTTCAACAACAAATTTCGACAGCTTTTCTGTCTCACTCTGCGGGAAGGAGTGGATTTACTTTGATGGACAGCATCATATCGTCCTCTTTACTCCGGCAACCTTAAAACGGCTCCTTGAAAAGAGTGGTTTTACCACTATTGACCTCTATACAAAAGGTTTTCATATAAAGATAAAAGACCACCATGCCGGATTGATAAAAGACATGCTGTTGAAGATATCGGAAAAGATCGTGTCTCAACTTATCCCCTTTACCAAAAAAGGCCACAGGCTGAGAGTCCTGGCGGAAAAGAGATACTGTTTACCAGGACAGGCAGAGACAGATTTTGACAAAAAAATACCAGAAAAGGAGTAA
- a CDS encoding B12-binding domain-containing radical SAM protein: protein MRILFIYPNINAQVGFNFGIVFISALLKKHGHETKLLNLNEKLSKLPDNEEIQKIIEEYDPQLIGFSVVTPQYHYALKIAKQIKSFCDTPIVCGGIHATMVPEEVVREDCIDYVCVGEGEETVLELANNLEKQMDTKQIANLWTMDGEKIISNKVRALPDLTKLPRKDYELFDFQHMIDAESGWVRMMTSRGCPFRCTYCFNHSIVERYKSETGAAAKDLNYIRRHSVDDVMDEINYLLASYKNITTFIFDDDIFTSNKTYLKEFCNKYKKSVKVPFVANAHIRAFDDERARLLKEAGCIIVKFGLESGSERIRREILHRPMTNEEITHAFECAHRYDLHSSAFVMFGLPYETRDDIFETIRLLGKIKPGRFRWSIFYPFPRTTAYDISKKGNFINFNKMKTLDNFTDDTCLDFGEEHNLFLARLQRTFPWYVNVHCNNSSNGVFSALTEMIEKTSSRGWEEMKESIIPCDREISKLLKLANVEHYAIKYNTFTAVNSKWDR from the coding sequence ATGAGAATTCTTTTTATCTATCCAAATATCAATGCTCAGGTCGGGTTTAATTTCGGGATCGTCTTCATCTCTGCCCTCCTCAAAAAGCACGGACATGAGACCAAACTCTTAAACCTGAATGAGAAATTGTCAAAGTTACCGGATAATGAGGAAATTCAGAAAATAATCGAAGAGTACGACCCACAGCTGATTGGATTTTCTGTTGTCACCCCGCAATATCACTATGCCTTGAAAATAGCAAAACAGATCAAGAGCTTCTGTGATACCCCTATTGTCTGCGGAGGAATTCACGCTACCATGGTCCCCGAGGAGGTGGTCAGGGAAGATTGTATCGATTATGTCTGTGTCGGAGAAGGAGAGGAGACGGTTCTTGAATTAGCCAACAACCTTGAAAAGCAGATGGATACAAAACAGATTGCTAATTTATGGACAATGGATGGAGAAAAAATAATCTCAAACAAGGTCAGGGCCCTGCCCGATCTTACAAAATTACCAAGAAAAGACTATGAGCTCTTTGATTTTCAACATATGATTGATGCTGAAAGCGGTTGGGTACGTATGATGACGTCAAGAGGCTGCCCTTTCAGATGTACCTACTGCTTCAATCACTCTATCGTAGAGCGGTATAAAAGCGAAACCGGCGCTGCAGCAAAGGACCTTAACTATATAAGAAGGCACAGCGTTGACGACGTAATGGATGAAATCAACTATCTGCTCGCCAGCTATAAAAATATTACAACATTCATTTTCGATGATGATATCTTTACTTCCAACAAGACATATCTGAAGGAATTCTGTAACAAGTATAAAAAATCGGTAAAGGTTCCTTTTGTTGCAAACGCACATATCAGGGCGTTTGATGACGAAAGGGCCAGATTACTCAAGGAAGCGGGATGTATCATTGTCAAGTTTGGCCTGGAAAGCGGAAGCGAACGGATCAGACGGGAGATACTCCATCGCCCGATGACAAATGAAGAGATCACCCATGCCTTCGAATGCGCCCACAGGTATGATCTGCACTCTTCAGCATTTGTCATGTTTGGACTTCCGTATGAAACCAGGGATGATATTTTCGAAACTATCAGGCTTCTCGGCAAAATAAAACCGGGCCGCTTCAGGTGGTCTATTTTCTACCCATTCCCCAGAACAACGGCCTATGATATCAGCAAGAAAGGGAATTTCATAAATTTCAATAAGATGAAGACCCTTGATAACTTCACCGATGATACCTGTCTCGATTTCGGGGAGGAGCATAATCTCTTTCTTGCAAGGCTGCAGCGAACCTTCCCATGGTATGTCAACGTACATTGCAATAATTCATCAAATGGAGTATTTTCTGCACTCACAGAGATGATAGAAAAAACCTCTTCCCGGGGATGGGAAGAGATGAAAGAATCCATCATCCCCTGTGATCGGGAGATTTCAAAACTGTTAAAACTGGCAAACGTGGAACACTACGCTATTAAATATAACACTTTCACCGCAGTAAATTCGAAATGGGACAGATAA
- a CDS encoding glycosyltransferase family 4 protein, whose product MRVLFLVQGMEVAASRYRVLQYLPFLKEHGVQPTVLPFPKGFFEKIRVFKSIRHYDILFIQRKRFSFPWLQYIRRNAKQIVFDFDDSIMNRNSKADRPESRTRERKFGNMVASSDYITAGNAFLVEKTRPYTKNVMAIPSPIDMSRYSQKNYPEKNHTVTLGWIGAHGSIHYMKKMKPLFEALGKKYDNVKLKVVCDVFFDCENMVVEKKLWNEQDEVRDIQSFDIGLMPLINDPWSHGKCGLKILQCLAAGVPVVCSPFGINKEIVEDGVHGLWADTEEEWSEKLEILINDKALRERMGREGRRKVARDYSLETHAPRMLNLFKRLADDFRDSDTMRN is encoded by the coding sequence ATGAGAGTACTGTTCTTAGTCCAGGGAATGGAGGTAGCCGCAAGCAGGTATCGGGTCCTTCAATATCTGCCTTTTTTAAAGGAACATGGAGTACAGCCAACTGTCCTCCCCTTTCCAAAAGGGTTCTTCGAAAAGATACGGGTATTTAAGAGCATCCGCCACTATGACATCCTGTTTATCCAGAGGAAAAGATTTTCCTTCCCCTGGCTCCAGTACATAAGGAGGAATGCAAAACAGATAGTCTTTGACTTTGATGACTCAATAATGAACCGTAATTCGAAGGCAGACCGGCCTGAATCAAGGACACGGGAAAGAAAATTCGGGAATATGGTCGCCTCCTCAGACTACATAACGGCCGGCAACGCGTTCCTGGTGGAGAAGACAAGACCCTACACGAAAAATGTTATGGCTATTCCTTCACCAATAGATATGTCCCGATATTCACAGAAAAACTATCCGGAAAAAAATCATACCGTTACATTGGGCTGGATAGGTGCGCATGGAAGCATACATTACATGAAAAAGATGAAGCCTCTCTTTGAAGCCCTGGGGAAAAAATATGACAATGTGAAACTCAAGGTTGTGTGTGATGTTTTTTTCGACTGTGAAAATATGGTGGTTGAAAAGAAGCTCTGGAACGAACAGGATGAAGTCAGGGATATCCAGAGTTTCGATATCGGATTAATGCCGCTGATCAATGATCCCTGGTCGCATGGCAAGTGCGGCCTGAAAATACTCCAGTGCCTGGCAGCAGGTGTTCCCGTGGTATGCAGTCCCTTTGGCATTAACAAGGAGATCGTTGAGGATGGGGTGCATGGCCTCTGGGCAGACACAGAAGAAGAGTGGTCAGAAAAGCTGGAGATATTGATCAATGACAAGGCTCTGCGCGAAAGGATGGGAAGGGAAGGACGCAGAAAAGTTGCCAGGGACTACTCGCTTGAGACACACGCACCGAGGATGCTCAATCTCTTCAAAAGACTGGCAGATGATTTCAGAGATAGTGATACAATGCGCAATTGA
- a CDS encoding glycosyltransferase family 4 protein produces the protein MSVNNECIEPRFMKIALIIYKFLPSKGGGEGYLSCLANQLVKRGHEVHVFAHDWENNNSLIQFHTIPAIRFPKFLKEVSFVINSRRALHGEDFDIVQVVGRALGMNIFNPHCGVEKAWLKQDFQSIRNPFYRSLKQVTRFFSLRQNFILWLDKKQYTDEKISRIIAISDMIKNDMIHYHHVDPQKITVIYNGVDTGRFNPSRRDDFRKVIRKKLSIGEEFVLLYVSNNFRLKGLATLIRALGVLKQTHPDFKALIIGRGKKSPYGKLAKKLGCLDNVLFLGQVNDIEKYYAASDLYVHPTLYDSCSLVVTEALASGLPVITTQYDGASGLIDDGKDGFVMKDPLDYQNLAEKIAVFFDEEVRQKASIAARKKAEKYPEEENCEKIIAVFKEAAGDFSEVLPETRRPHVIT, from the coding sequence ATGAGTGTAAATAATGAGTGTATAGAGCCGCGTTTTATGAAAATAGCCCTGATAATCTACAAATTTTTACCCTCAAAAGGTGGCGGAGAGGGGTATCTCTCATGCCTTGCAAACCAACTGGTGAAAAGAGGCCATGAAGTACATGTTTTTGCCCACGATTGGGAAAATAATAATAGCCTCATACAGTTCCATACCATACCGGCCATACGATTTCCAAAATTTCTCAAAGAGGTTTCGTTTGTGATAAACAGCCGGAGAGCTCTGCATGGAGAGGATTTTGACATAGTACAGGTTGTTGGAAGAGCACTGGGAATGAATATTTTTAATCCTCACTGTGGTGTGGAAAAGGCATGGCTGAAACAGGACTTTCAGTCAATCAGAAATCCCTTTTACCGATCACTGAAACAGGTTACAAGATTTTTCAGCCTGAGACAGAATTTTATTCTGTGGCTCGATAAAAAACAGTATACGGATGAAAAAATATCCAGAATTATTGCCATCTCCGACATGATAAAGAACGACATGATACACTACCATCATGTTGATCCGCAAAAGATAACCGTAATCTACAACGGTGTGGATACCGGGAGATTCAATCCGTCCAGGAGAGACGATTTCAGAAAAGTAATCAGAAAAAAACTGTCTATTGGTGAAGAATTTGTGTTACTATATGTCAGCAATAATTTCAGATTAAAGGGCCTTGCCACACTCATACGGGCTCTTGGAGTACTGAAGCAGACCCATCCGGATTTCAAGGCGCTGATAATCGGGAGAGGGAAAAAGAGTCCATACGGTAAATTGGCAAAGAAACTCGGTTGTCTCGATAACGTACTCTTCTTAGGTCAGGTTAATGATATTGAAAAATACTATGCAGCATCTGACTTATATGTCCACCCCACTCTTTACGATTCCTGTTCACTGGTGGTCACGGAAGCCCTGGCAAGCGGCCTCCCGGTTATTACAACACAATATGACGGGGCAAGCGGTTTAATCGATGACGGCAAAGACGGTTTTGTCATGAAGGATCCCCTGGATTACCAGAATTTAGCGGAAAAGATAGCGGTTTTTTTTGATGAGGAAGTGAGACAGAAGGCCTCGATCGCGGCACGAAAAAAGGCAGAAAAATACCCCGAAGAGGAAAACTGTGAGAAAATTATTGCGGTATTTAAAGAAGCAGCAGGTGACTTTTCTGAAGTGCTGCCGGAAACCCGCCGGCCACATGTCATTACCTGA
- a CDS encoding bifunctional ADP-heptose synthase, which translates to MVRKNMEKEKESYKALIENFHNVNVAVIGDLVADEYVYGRQFKLSREAPVIVAKYENEEVLPGGAGNIINNIVSLGATAFPIGLIGNDQNGKSLLNYFTNHGVGTEGIFTCSSRITITKTRFLVGDSHTTKRQVVRFDREPDTTMDKRTEQSVIDFIDGIEDKVDIWIISDYNYDIITPSIIQRIRELAKKKTVVADSRHRIKKFEGVTIITPNESEAEEATGRKIENQDHLYEIGAQLLREVNTKAVLITQGNQGMTLFEDDGTIEKVPVYGKNDVIDVTGAGDTVASVLSLSIASGATLVQAARLSNYGASVTVMKNGPATATKSELLKAINNHP; encoded by the coding sequence ATGGTTCGAAAAAACATGGAGAAGGAAAAAGAGTCGTACAAGGCACTTATTGAAAATTTTCACAACGTCAATGTTGCCGTAATTGGTGACCTGGTTGCTGACGAATATGTCTACGGAAGACAATTTAAACTTTCGCGCGAGGCACCCGTAATTGTTGCAAAGTATGAAAATGAGGAAGTTCTCCCTGGAGGAGCCGGAAATATTATTAATAATATTGTCTCATTAGGAGCCACAGCCTTCCCGATTGGCCTGATTGGAAACGACCAGAATGGAAAAAGTCTCTTAAACTATTTCACGAATCATGGAGTCGGCACTGAAGGAATTTTCACCTGCAGCTCCCGAATAACCATAACCAAGACCCGCTTCCTGGTCGGAGATTCACACACCACAAAAAGACAGGTAGTACGCTTCGACAGGGAACCTGATACGACTATGGACAAAAGAACTGAACAGAGTGTCATTGATTTTATTGATGGTATCGAGGATAAGGTGGACATCTGGATAATATCTGATTACAACTATGACATCATCACACCATCCATAATTCAGCGTATAAGGGAACTGGCAAAGAAAAAAACAGTAGTCGCAGATTCCCGGCATAGAATTAAAAAGTTTGAGGGAGTTACCATTATCACGCCGAACGAATCGGAAGCAGAAGAGGCAACAGGGAGGAAGATAGAGAATCAGGACCATTTATATGAGATAGGTGCACAGCTGCTGAGAGAGGTGAATACAAAGGCTGTACTCATTACCCAGGGCAATCAGGGAATGACGCTCTTCGAAGACGATGGAACAATTGAAAAGGTTCCCGTCTACGGGAAAAATGACGTTATTGACGTAACAGGTGCGGGAGATACCGTTGCAAGTGTACTTTCACTAAGCATCGCTTCCGGAGCCACTCTGGTACAAGCTGCTCGACTATCCAATTACGGTGCATCGGTTACCGTCATGAAGAATGGACCTGCTACTGCCACCAAGTCAGAACTCCTTAAGGCTATAAATAACCATCCGTAA
- the waaF gene encoding lipopolysaccharide heptosyltransferase II, protein MGQIIKAKKILVRAPNWVGDVVMATPSFRCIRENFKDSHITLLIKRNLQDMIKGSQWFDELIALEPIERRNTHGITIPILKYLTGITNFFSLIYRLRQEKYEICFLFPNSFSSALSAWLSGIKIRVGYKRDARSFLLTDGLERRYENGSFRPSYMVDYYLRLCTHVGCKIDSKELELFISKASEETANHLFRKYHIGKKPFVLINPGASYGSSKCWYPKEFARSADLLKEKMDCDIVLVCGPGETRLTDEIEQFSQRGVINLSEDLIPLDVLKVFVKRCMLLITVDSGPRHFAVALRRPVVVLMGPTDPRYTQTEHEIGDVIRAEADCSPCHLKTCPTDHRCMVQISPEKVVHTCMSILENRPSGARCSQVVS, encoded by the coding sequence ATGGGACAGATAATCAAGGCAAAGAAAATCCTGGTCAGGGCGCCAAACTGGGTAGGTGATGTTGTCATGGCAACCCCCTCTTTCAGATGCATCCGGGAAAATTTTAAAGATTCACACATAACACTGCTGATAAAGAGAAATTTACAGGACATGATCAAGGGTTCTCAGTGGTTTGATGAATTGATAGCATTAGAACCCATTGAGAGAAGAAATACCCATGGTATTACGATACCAATCCTGAAATACCTTACCGGCATAACAAATTTCTTTTCACTGATATACCGGCTGAGACAGGAAAAATACGAGATTTGTTTTCTCTTCCCGAACTCCTTCAGCTCCGCCCTGTCAGCATGGTTAAGCGGGATTAAGATACGCGTCGGATACAAACGGGATGCACGCTCTTTTCTCTTAACGGACGGTTTGGAACGAAGGTATGAAAACGGAAGTTTCCGTCCATCCTACATGGTAGATTATTATCTGCGCCTGTGCACGCACGTTGGGTGTAAAATAGACTCTAAAGAGCTGGAACTCTTCATCAGCAAGGCAAGTGAAGAGACGGCAAATCATCTATTCAGAAAATATCATATCGGTAAAAAACCTTTTGTCTTGATCAATCCGGGGGCATCCTATGGTTCTTCAAAGTGCTGGTATCCAAAGGAATTTGCCAGGAGTGCGGATTTATTGAAGGAAAAGATGGATTGTGATATTGTACTTGTCTGCGGACCGGGTGAAACCAGGCTGACAGATGAAATTGAGCAGTTTTCTCAAAGAGGTGTAATCAATCTTTCCGAGGACCTGATCCCCCTTGATGTCCTTAAGGTCTTTGTAAAGAGATGTATGCTCCTTATCACCGTAGATTCCGGCCCGCGCCATTTTGCCGTAGCGCTGAGAAGGCCGGTTGTCGTATTGATGGGGCCGACAGACCCTCGATACACCCAGACAGAACATGAAATAGGCGACGTTATCAGAGCAGAGGCTGATTGTTCTCCATGCCATCTCAAGACCTGTCCGACAGATCACCGATGCATGGTACAGATATCGCCGGAAAAGGTTGTTCATACCTGTATGAGCATATTAGAAAATCGACCCTCCGGGGCCAGGTGCAGTCAGGTGGTGTCCTGA
- a CDS encoding porin → MRIIIILMVVFIFYTCKPMMSEADSLPYSDFSETEPLKNIKSPKFPPLMGAFWNKGLLFKSEDANFELKLDGRIMHERSWFDVDNDILKNIGDQVESKESHRVRLNLNSEIYKNTEFTAQYNFDHGGSQNFNDVYVEVKKIPFLGNLRFGHLKEPFSLEDQTPGKYITFMEQSVNSVFAQSRNIGFILYNHVFKDRMRWATNAFRITDDFDDSKGDSTAGDGYSFSGRITGLPVYKEKGNRLIHTGFSYSYQNAFENKFSFASPPERRLADDFVDTGEFRAESAHLFNPELTIVYGPFSLQSEYTFADIKFGRDTPGPNTRFTAFYVSVSYFLTGERKKYDTETGKLDRINPNKNFYLGKSLGAIELTARYSELDLPYKSVAGDKLSDATLGINWYLNPNTKIIFNYVYADGSRSKDGDEDLAAMRFQFDF, encoded by the coding sequence ATGAGGATTATTATTATATTAATGGTAGTTTTTATTTTTTATACCTGCAAACCCATGATGAGTGAGGCAGACAGTCTTCCATATAGTGATTTCTCAGAAACAGAACCCTTGAAGAATATCAAGAGCCCGAAATTTCCTCCTCTCATGGGAGCATTCTGGAATAAAGGATTACTATTTAAATCTGAGGATGCAAACTTTGAGCTTAAACTGGACGGCCGTATCATGCATGAAAGGAGTTGGTTTGATGTGGACAATGATATATTGAAAAACATCGGGGATCAGGTGGAAAGTAAGGAATCCCACAGGGTAAGACTCAATCTAAACAGTGAGATTTATAAGAATACAGAATTCACGGCACAATATAACTTTGACCATGGTGGCAGTCAGAACTTCAACGATGTGTATGTGGAAGTAAAAAAAATCCCTTTCCTGGGAAATCTTCGATTTGGTCACCTGAAAGAACCTTTCAGTCTTGAAGACCAGACCCCGGGTAAATATATCACATTCATGGAACAGAGCGTAAACAGCGTTTTTGCCCAATCGAGAAACATAGGATTTATTTTATATAACCATGTATTTAAGGATCGTATGAGATGGGCAACAAACGCATTCCGCATTACCGATGATTTTGATGATAGCAAAGGCGACAGTACTGCCGGGGACGGATATAGTTTCTCAGGTCGAATAACAGGTCTGCCAGTTTACAAAGAGAAAGGTAACAGACTGATTCATACCGGTTTTTCGTATAGTTATCAAAATGCCTTTGAAAACAAATTCAGCTTTGCATCACCTCCAGAGCGCCGCCTCGCAGATGATTTCGTAGATACCGGAGAATTTAGAGCAGAATCTGCCCATCTCTTCAACCCGGAACTGACCATTGTCTATGGACCTTTTTCCCTGCAGTCAGAATATACGTTTGCTGATATAAAATTTGGTAGAGATACTCCAGGTCCAAACACCAGATTTACCGCATTTTATGTATCCGTAAGCTATTTTTTAACCGGTGAGCGTAAAAAATATGATACAGAAACCGGTAAGCTTGATCGAATTAATCCGAATAAGAATTTTTATCTGGGAAAAAGTCTCGGAGCGATCGAATTAACGGCACGCTATTCAGAACTTGATTTACCCTATAAATCTGTTGCCGGTGACAAACTCAGCGACGCTACTTTAGGGATAAACTGGTACCTTAATCCCAATACGAAGATAATCTTCAACTATGTGTATGCTGATGGAAGTAGAAGTAAAGATGGAGATGAGGACCTTGCAGCGATGCGTTTTCAATTTGATTTTTAG
- a CDS encoding nodulation protein, protein MIILGVTHPISWNNGACILVDGQLVAMAEEERFNRFKHSPRVPADLSIEFCLNRAGVTLDDVDYIAVGWESSKFKSSKKRFVWDFLLKQLPFSHKNNKIRFVNHHVAHALSSYYVSGYDHSNIISLDGYGGSESGILAIGEGDKLRVVKSIPNKNSWGHLYGEITRVLGFQSHSDEGKVMGLAAYGQPIENEFTFIDWDNDIPVIDKKGFKKYLSGIEPRKKEEALNQHHKDMAATVQHTLERAVLQMSSYLLDISKSKNLCLSGGCALNCSMNGVLLRSEYVDNIFVQPAAHDIGTALGAALSVYKDVVGHRPDIVLEHPYYGPDYSNKEVEHDLKKYKLNNYKYCNTIAEETAALIAENKTVGWFQGRMEFGPRALGGRSILANPKNRDMKDIVNKSIKGREPWRPFAPSFLAEDCSDYVKNPYNSPFMIIAFEAREEKVSDIASAAHVDNTIRVQTVRKEVSPKYWDLIHEFKKITGVPALLNTSFNVAGQPIVCSPRDAIMTFFGCGLDYLAIEDYLVWK, encoded by the coding sequence ATGATTATTTTGGGAGTAACTCATCCAATTTCGTGGAACAATGGAGCATGTATCCTCGTTGACGGCCAGTTGGTTGCCATGGCAGAGGAAGAGAGGTTTAATCGTTTTAAGCATTCACCGAGGGTGCCTGCTGACTTGTCTATAGAATTTTGTCTCAACAGGGCAGGAGTGACACTCGATGATGTTGATTATATTGCCGTAGGATGGGAATCTTCGAAATTTAAAAGCAGCAAAAAAAGATTTGTGTGGGATTTCCTCCTGAAACAACTGCCATTCAGTCATAAAAATAACAAGATAAGGTTTGTAAATCATCATGTTGCCCATGCATTAAGCTCTTATTATGTCTCTGGATATGATCATTCAAATATCATATCACTGGATGGTTATGGCGGCAGCGAATCAGGTATCCTGGCAATTGGAGAGGGTGATAAACTCAGGGTAGTCAAGTCAATACCGAACAAAAACAGCTGGGGTCACCTGTACGGTGAAATCACAAGAGTGCTGGGTTTCCAATCTCACAGCGATGAAGGAAAGGTTATGGGACTTGCAGCATACGGGCAACCGATTGAAAATGAATTTACCTTCATCGACTGGGATAACGATATACCCGTAATCGATAAAAAAGGTTTCAAGAAATACCTCTCCGGTATCGAACCAAGGAAGAAGGAGGAAGCCTTGAACCAGCATCATAAAGACATGGCTGCAACGGTACAGCATACACTTGAGAGGGCGGTTTTGCAGATGAGTTCCTATCTCCTTGACATATCGAAGTCTAAAAACCTGTGTCTGTCGGGTGGATGCGCCTTAAACTGCTCAATGAATGGCGTACTTTTACGGTCAGAATATGTCGATAATATATTTGTCCAGCCTGCGGCCCATGATATAGGTACGGCATTAGGAGCTGCCCTCAGCGTATATAAAGATGTAGTTGGACACAGGCCTGATATTGTCCTTGAACATCCCTATTACGGGCCGGATTACTCCAATAAAGAAGTTGAACACGATTTAAAGAAGTACAAGCTGAATAATTACAAGTATTGTAATACTATCGCGGAAGAGACTGCCGCATTGATTGCGGAGAATAAGACGGTAGGCTGGTTTCAGGGCAGGATGGAGTTTGGCCCAAGAGCACTGGGAGGGAGAAGCATCCTTGCAAATCCAAAGAACAGGGATATGAAGGACATTGTAAACAAAAGCATAAAGGGAAGAGAACCATGGCGGCCCTTCGCCCCGTCATTTCTGGCAGAAGATTGCAGTGATTACGTAAAAAATCCTTACAATTCGCCATTCATGATCATCGCTTTTGAGGCCAGAGAGGAAAAAGTTTCTGATATAGCATCAGCCGCACATGTGGATAATACCATAAGAGTGCAGACAGTAAGAAAAGAGGTCTCTCCAAAGTATTGGGACTTGATACATGAATTCAAAAAGATTACGGGAGTTCCTGCACTCCTTAATACCAGTTTCAATGTGGCTGGTCAGCCGATAGTCTGCTCACCCCGCGATGCAATAATGACATTTTTCGGCTGCGGTCTTGACTATCTTGCGATAGAAGACTATCTCGTCTGGAAGTAG